In Barnesiella propionica, the genomic window CTATCATGACCACGTCTTCGCCTTTTAGACGGAGGTAACGGGTATAGATATCGGCAGGTACATATACTCCTGCCAGATGCCCTATGTGTACGGGGCCATTAGCATAAGGAAGCGCAGTAGTTACCAGAGTTCGTTTGAAATTCTTTTCCATCAATATATTATCGTTTATTGTTAATCTTGTAAATCAAGATGCAAATATACTATTTTATTGTGAAACAGGTATGTCTCTGGCTGTAAAACGTGTATGCGTACATATATGGCGACGCGGCTATATACAGGAATAATCAGGTTCCTGAAGTCTCATTATTTTGGAAAATATAGAAAAGCGGGAGTCGAATTTGTGACAGATGATTCGTTCCCGCTGTTTAAAATAGTTGATTATTTAAATCTATTTTATTCCCGATAATTTTCTAAGTATAGCCGGAATATCTTTGTTATTCATCGGTTTACTGAAATTTTCGGCTCCCACGCCTATTGCATAAAAAGGAACAGGATTTCCCGTATGTGAAAAGGTAGTCCATCCTATACCGGCTTTTTTATTAATGAGTTTGAAAACTGCTTCTGTAAACTGGTCGGTATGAGCATAAAGAGTTTGGGTCTCTATTCCTGTTTTTGAAAGGAACGTAACCTGGAAATATTTCATAAGATCTCCTTCTTCCCCTGTATTCACGGGTATTTTATCCCATAATCCGAAGTTCTTTTTCAAGAATTCTTTCATTTCGTTCCAAGAATTTTTTTTGTTTTCTTTCAATATGTTTTTTATGATTTTTGCCAGTTTATCTTTGGATATTTTCTGGTAGTTGATATAGTCCAGATGTTGCATATTGTTCCCGTCTACAGTTCCCAGAGCCAAACCTCCTGTTTCATGATCGGCAGTAACGATGATTAATGTCTCTTTCGGATGTTTTTTGTAAAATTCGTAAGCGGCTTTCAGGCTTTCATTGAAGGACAAGATTTCCTGTACCATACATCCTGCATCATTTATGTGTGCGGCATGGTCGATAAGTCCCCCTTCTGCCATCAGGAAGAAACCTTTTTTGGCGTTCTTGCTTAAATGCCCGATGGCGGCTTTTGTCATGAAAGGGAGAGTGAGACTGTTTTCTTCCTGATCCATGGTATAACCCAATGAAGAAGTTTTGGAACTGTCTGCCTGAAGCAGTAATATTTTATCCGCATTTTTACCGGATTGTTCATAGCCATCTATCCCCCGGCAGAGGGTATAGCCTTTGTCCGCGAAGTAAGTGAAAAGATTTATATCCGACGGGTTATTTTTATTATTCGGTTCTCTGAGCCCCGCCCCTCCGATGAAATCAAAATTACTTTCGGCCGCATCTTTTCCTATCTGGTAGAATAATTTCCGGCTGGGCTGGTGCGCATAGAAAGCTCCGGGGGTGGCATCATCGGGGGCAACCGTTGTAATTATCCCTATTTTCATGCCTTTGTCTCTGAGTTGTTCCGCGATGGATGTCAAGTGTTCCCCTTCAGGGCCGACTCCCAGAAATGTGTTATTTGTTTTTGTTCCGCAAGCCAGGGCGGTTCCGGCTGCGGAGGAACAAGTCATGAGATTATTTGCAGAGTAAGTCTGTAAAGAGGAGGATACGGGGAATGTAAGGAAGATGAGTGAATCGGGAGTTTCGGCGTTTTGCCCGAAACGGCAAAAATATTCGGTTGTTTGTACGTGGCCGAATCCCATTCCGTCGCCGATAAAATAAAAAATGTATTTTGGCGATGCGGCTTCCGATGTAGGAGAAATCGCAAATATTACAAAAAGTAATAAGATCGCCCGGAATAATTTTCTCATAATGTTTTTTAGTGTTATTATGATTCCTGATAATGAATGACAAAAATGCAGGAGCTATATCTGATTTGATATAACACAGGTATATAACGGTTTGCCAATGTTTTATATAACTCCAGCCAGGTTTACGATTACAAAGGTACTATGAAATTCGATTTTACCTAAATATAATTCTGAATAAAATCTTGTTTCTACAATTCAATCTTTAGAATTTTTGTCGAATCATTTTTTGTACGAGTTCAGGATCGTTCGTAGTAATATAATCGGCTCCATTATCAATGCACCACTGAATTTCTTCGGGATCGTTTACGGTCCAAATATTGACTTTGAGACCCAGATCATGTAATTGCCGGATCCAGCCGGGGTTTTTCTTGAATACATTGATATGGTAGTCGGCTCCCGTACCTCCGATGCTTTTTAGTACTTCGGGAGAAACACCATTTAAATAGAGAATAGGGCATTTGGTTTGTTTTACCAGTTCGTCAAAAGCATTTCTGGAAAATGTAATATAAGATATTCTTTTTTCCAGATCTTTTTCCTTTACCATATCGAGTATCATTTTTACCGCTTCTTTCTCGTGTTCTCTGTTTCTATGAGGTTTTATTTCCAGAACCAAATCTATGGTAAGGTGTTTTGCCGCATCGAGATATTGAGCTAATGAAGGTAAGAACTCTCCGTTTTTTAGCTTTTGATGAAGTATGGTGTCGGATGAGCAGGTTTCTATAAGATAGCCGTTTATTTTGTCATCGTGGTTTACCACCAATTTTTTATCGGCTGTCAGCCATACATCAAATTCAGTGGCATCACATTTAA contains:
- a CDS encoding alkaline phosphatase, encoding MRKLFRAILLLFVIFAISPTSEAASPKYIFYFIGDGMGFGHVQTTEYFCRFGQNAETPDSLIFLTFPVSSSLQTYSANNLMTCSSAAGTALACGTKTNNTFLGVGPEGEHLTSIAEQLRDKGMKIGIITTVAPDDATPGAFYAHQPSRKLFYQIGKDAAESNFDFIGGAGLREPNNKNNPSDINLFTYFADKGYTLCRGIDGYEQSGKNADKILLLQADSSKTSSLGYTMDQEENSLTLPFMTKAAIGHLSKNAKKGFFLMAEGGLIDHAAHINDAGCMVQEILSFNESLKAAYEFYKKHPKETLIIVTADHETGGLALGTVDGNNMQHLDYINYQKISKDKLAKIIKNILKENKKNSWNEMKEFLKKNFGLWDKIPVNTGEEGDLMKYFQVTFLSKTGIETQTLYAHTDQFTEAVFKLINKKAGIGWTTFSHTGNPVPFYAIGVGAENFSKPMNNKDIPAILRKLSGIK
- a CDS encoding glycerophosphodiester phosphodiesterase family protein encodes the protein MKRELLFIFLTGYLMTGIAEAKVKVVAHRGYWNVEGSAQNSIKSLEMADSIKCDATEFDVWLTADKKLVVNHDDKINGYLIETCSSDTILHQKLKNGEFLPSLAQYLDAAKHLTIDLVLEIKPHRNREHEKEAVKMILDMVKEKDLEKRISYITFSRNAFDELVKQTKCPILYLNGVSPEVLKSIGGTGADYHINVFKKNPGWIRQLHDLGLKVNIWTVNDPEEIQWCIDNGADYITTNDPELVQKMIRQKF